ATATCAGAAAAATTTTTCAAACTAAAATATCTACGAAATTTTGCAGATGATATTTGATATGTTTTTATTCCTAGATTATTCAAAAATTTATTTTCAATTCCATTTATTGTAGAAACCCAAAATATTTCATCATTTAGATGAATTTTTTTTATTTTATTTATTATTGCTACAAGTGGAGTTACGGGACCAAGAGTTCCGCCACCCGAAAACATTAATTTAAAAGACTTATTCATATAATTAACTATTTGTATTCTTAGAAATATTTAAAAGAATTCCTACTGATGCCATATTCATAATCATAGCTGTTCCACCATAACTTACAAATGGAAGTGGAACTCCTGTCATAGGCAAAAGTCCTATCATTGATGAAATATTTATAAAACTCTGAAAACCAAGCCAAGAAACTATCCCAGTAGCCAAAATTCTTCCAAAATAACTTTTGGATTGTTTGGCTACTTTGAAACCTTGATAAACAAACGCAAAAATAACAAAAACATAAATTATACATATTAAAAATCCCAATTCTTCTCCAATTATTCCAAAAATTGAGTCTCCTGCTACTTCTGGCAAATATCCATATTTTTGTCTAGAATATCCCAATCCTACACCAAAAATACCACCTGAACCAACAGCTATAAGAGACTGATTTAAATGATAACCAATACCTTGTGGATCTTTACTTGGATCTAAAAATACCATAAGCCTAGCAGCTCTGTATGGAGCAAATTTTATTGCTAAAAACAACAATCCCGATGCAGAAGTAAGCATCCATAACATATGTTTTACATCAGCTCCACCTACAAAAAAACTAATAAGTGAAATAGCAATTATAATACTGAGAGTTCCTAAATCAGGCTGTAAAAGCATAAGTATTGCAACAATAGATACAATTACAACAAATGGCAAAAGTCCTGTATTTAAATCTCTAATTTTTTTGTCACCTTTTGAATCAAGCCAAGATGCTAAATATATAAGAAAAGTAAGTTTTACAATTTCAGATGGCTGAACGGAAATACCAAAAACATTTATCCAACTTCTAGCTTTTCCATAATTAGCCTCAATTCCAGGAATAAAAACTACAACCAACAATACAATAGAAATTATAAGCATCAAAAATGCAAATTTTTTCCAATTACGAAAATCAAATTTCAAACAAAAATAAAAAGCAAAAAGACCCGGTAAAAATCCATACAAAATTTGATGCCAAAACATATAATAAGTGCTTCCAAATTTTTGATAAGAATAAACAGAACTTGCAGACATAAGCATAAGTATTCCAAAAAAAATCAAAAACACAAAAATAAAAAATAATAAATAATTTATATCATTCAGATTACCCTTAACATGGAATACATCATCTATCAATTTTTTTAACTTAGACTTTCTATGCATTTATTTTAAATCATTAACTATTTTATTAAATTTATATCCTCTATCATATTCATTTTCAAACATACCAAAACTAGCGCATCCTGGAGATAA
This Patescibacteria group bacterium DNA region includes the following protein-coding sequences:
- the ftsW gene encoding putative lipid II flippase FtsW, with product MHRKSKLKKLIDDVFHVKGNLNDINYLLFFIFVFLIFFGILMLMSASSVYSYQKFGSTYYMFWHQILYGFLPGLFAFYFCLKFDFRNWKKFAFLMLIISIVLLVVVFIPGIEANYGKARSWINVFGISVQPSEIVKLTFLIYLASWLDSKGDKKIRDLNTGLLPFVVIVSIVAILMLLQPDLGTLSIIIAISLISFFVGGADVKHMLWMLTSASGLLFLAIKFAPYRAARLMVFLDPSKDPQGIGYHLNQSLIAVGSGGIFGVGLGYSRQKYGYLPEVAGDSIFGIIGEELGFLICIIYVFVIFAFVYQGFKVAKQSKSYFGRILATGIVSWLGFQSFINISSMIGLLPMTGVPLPFVSYGGTAMIMNMASVGILLNISKNTNS